In a single window of the Thunnus albacares chromosome 1, fThuAlb1.1, whole genome shotgun sequence genome:
- the LOC122986883 gene encoding LOW QUALITY PROTEIN: NLR family CARD domain-containing protein 3-like (The sequence of the model RefSeq protein was modified relative to this genomic sequence to represent the inferred CDS: substituted 1 base at 1 genomic stop codon), with amino-acid sequence MKSDRSMDCDIDFKDGQPADHRVQQKSSEVPSDQSAQQHQTHLDPIFRLLEENIVTFVKTELKRVQRGLSPDYAEGLESQSEDEEVLNSEEEEQRRSSREAFLKITLHFLRRMKQEELADRLQRTRAAQCQRKLKSNLKGKFQCVFEGIAKAGNPTLLNQIYTELYLTEGGTEEVNDEHEVRXIERASRKPERPETTIRHEDIFKASPGRDEPIRTMMTKGVAGIGKTVLTQKFTLDWAEDKANQDIQFTFPFSFRELNVLKEKKYSLVELVHHFFTETKEAGICRFEEFQVVFIFDGLDECRLPLDFHKNEILTDVTQSTSVDVLLTNLIRGKLLPSARLWITTRPAAANQIPPEYVDMMTEVRGFTDPQKEEYFRKRFTDETQASTVISHIKISRSLHIMCHMPIFCWITATVLDVLKSGKRGQLPKTLTEMYIHFLVVQTKLKNVKFDEGAETDPHWNAENRRMIESLGKLAFEQLQKGNLIFYESDLTKYGIDIRAATVFSGVFTQVFKEESRLYQYKEFCFIHLSIQEFLAALHVHLTFINSGINLLAEEQTTSRLPEVFRGKSACFYQSAVDEALKSPNGHLDLFLRFLLGLSLQSNQALLRGLLTQTGSSLQANQKAVEYIKTKISENLSEERSINLFHCLNELNDCSLLEEIQHYMSSGSLSRKKLSPAQWSALCFIILSSGKDLDVFDLKKYCASEEALLRLLPVVKASNKALLSGCNLSERSCEALSSALNSQSCSLRELDLSNNNLQASGVELLSVGLESPHCRLETFRLSDCNLSERSCAALSSVLSSQSSSLRKLDLSNNDLWDKGVELLSAGLKSPHCTLETLSLSGCLITEEGCASLASALRSNSSHLRELDLSYNHPRDPGKQLLSAGLEDPHWRLDALRVDHSGLQRLKPGLRKYACDLDLDTNTTSRKLKLSDNNRKVIHVEKYQSYPDHQDRFDMCPQLLCRNVLTDRCYWEVEYRGDVYISVTYRGISRRGDRDECVLGRNDQSWRLYCSDHRGYSVSHNKRETIISSSSSHSSSSSASNRVAVYVDYPAGTVSFYRVSSDTLIHLHTFNTTFTQPLYAGFTVWSGSSVSLCPL; translated from the exons atgaagagtgaccggtctaTGGATTGCGATATTGACTTTAAAGATGGACAACCTGCTGATCACAG AGTTCAGCAGAAGAGCTCAGAGGTTCCAAGTGATCAGTCtgcccagcagcatcaaacacacctggaccCCATATTCAGG ctgctggaggagaacattGTCACTTTTGTGAAGACCGAGCTGAAGAGAGTCCAGAGGGGTCTGAGTCCAGATTACGCAGAAGGCTTAGAGAGTcagagtgaggatgaggaggtgttgaacagtgaggaggaagagcagaggaggagcagcagagaggcatttctgaagatcacactgcacttcctgaggagaatgaagcaggaggagctggctgaccgtCTGCAGA GAACTCGTGCTGCACAGTGTCAACGtaaactcaagtctaacctgaaagggaagttccagtgtgtgtttgaggggattgccaaagcaggaaacccaacccttttgaatcagatctacacagagctctacctcacagagggagggactgaagaggtcaatgatgaacatgaggtcagataAATTGAAAGagcatccaggaaaccagaaagaccagaaacaaccatcagacatgaagacatctttaaagcttcacctggaagagatgaaccaatcagaacaatgatgacaaagggagtggctggcattgggaaaacagtcttaacacagaagttcactctggactgggctgaagacaaagccaaccaggacatacagttcacatttccattcagtttcagagagctgaatgtgctgaaagagaaaaagtacagcttggtggaacttgttcatcacttctttactgaaaccaaagaagcaggaatctgcaggtttgaagagttccaggttgtgttcatctttgacggtctggatgagtgtcgacttcctctggacttccacaagaatgagatcctgactgatgttacccagtccacctcagtggatgtgctgctgacaaacctcatcagggggaaactgcttcctTCTGCacgcctctggataaccacacgacctgcagcagccaatcagatccctcctgagtATGTTGACATgatgacagaggtcagagggttcactgacccacagaaggaggagtacttcaggaagagattcacaGATGAAACGCAGGCCAGCACAGTCATTTCCCACATCAAGATatcacgaagcctccacatcatgtgccacatgccaatcttctgctggatcactgctacagttctcGATGTGTTGAAAAGCGGAAAGAGAGGacagctgcccaagaccctgactgagatgtacatccacttcctggtggttcagaccAAACTGAAGAACGTCAAGTTTGAtgaaggagctgagacagatccacactggaatGCTGAGAACAGGAggatgattgagtctctgggaaaactggcttttgagcagctgcagaaaggcaacctgatcttctatgagTCAGACCTGACAAAGTATGGCATCGATATCAGAGCAGCGACAGTGTtctcaggagtgttcacacaggtATTTAAAGAGGAGAGCAGGCTGTACCAGTACAAGGAGTTCTGCTTCATCCATCTGAgcattcaggagtttctggctgctcttcatgtccaccTGACATTCATCAATTCTGGAATCAACCTGCTggcagaagaacaaacaacatcaaGGTTACCTGAAGTGTTCAGAGGCAAATCAGCATGtttctaccagagtgctgtggacgaggccttaaagagtccaaatggccacctggacttgttccttcgcttcctcctgggtctttcactgcagtCCAATCAGGCTCTCCTACGaggtctgctgacacagacGGGAAGTAGCTTACAGGCCAATCAGAAAGCAGTTGAGTATATCAAGACGAAGATTAGTGAGAATCTATCTgaagagagaagcatcaatctgttccactgtctgaatgaactgaatgattgTTCTCTGTTGGAGGAGATACAACATTACATGAGTTCAGGAAGTCTCTCCAGAAagaaactgtctcctgctcagtggtcagctctgtgCTTCATCATACTGTCATCAGGAAAagatctggatgtgtttgacctgaagaaatactgtgcttcagaggaggctcttctcaggctgctgccagtggtcaaagcctccaacaaagctTT gctgagtggctgtaacctttcagagagaagctgtgagGCTCTGTCCTCAGCTCTCAACTCCCAGTCCtgtagtctgagagagcttgacttgagtaacaacaacctgcaggcTTCAGGAGTGGAGCTGTTGTCTgttggactggagagtccacactgcagACTGGAAACTTTCAG GCTGAGTgactgtaacctctcagagagaagctgtgcagctctgtcttcagttctcagctcccagtcctctagcCTGAGAAAACTGGATCTGAGTAACAATGACCTGTGGGATAAAGGAGTGGAGCTACTGTCTGCAGGACTGAAGAGTCCACATtgtacactggaaactctcag tctgtcaggatgtctgatcacagaggaaggctgtgcttctctggcctcagctctgaggtCCAActcctcccatctgagagagctggatctgagctacaatcatccaaGAGATCCAGGAAagcagctgctgtctgctggactggaggatccacactggagatTGGACGCTCTCAG GGTGGACCATAGTGGACTGCAGAGACTGAAACCTGGTCTGAggaagt ACGCCTGTGACCTGGacctggacacaaacacaacaagcagaaaactcaaactgtctgacaacaacaggaaggtgataCATGTGGAGAAGTATCAGTCATATCCCGATCATCAAGACAGATTTGATATGTGTCCTCAGCTGTTGTGTAGAAATGTTCTGACTGatcgctgttactgggaggtcgagtaTAGAGGAGACGTTTATATTTCAGTGacttacagaggaatcagcagGCGAGGAGACAGGGATGAATGTGTGCTTGGACGGAATGATCAGTCTTGGAGACTGTACTGCTCTGATCATCGTGGTTACTCTGTCTCTCACAATAAGAGAGAAAcaatcatctcctcctcctcctcccactcctcctcctcctctgcctctaacagagtagcagtgtatgttgACTATCCTGCTGGCACtgtgtccttctacagagtctcctctgacacactgatccacctccacaccttcaacaccacattcactcagcctctgtatgcTGGGTTCACAGTCTGGTCtggttcctcagtgtctctgtgtcctCTGTAA